In the Candidatus Nitrosocosmicus arcticus genome, GGGCATCGAATACATCAGGTATATGGGACTGTCACTTAATCTAAATTGAAGGTTGATGTCTTTAATCTTGTAACAAATATTATGTAAGGTTTTTCAAATCCATCTTTTGATATAGAATGTCAATGACTTCTATCGCATTTATTATATTAGTAACTGCTTCGAAGAAAAGATTTTGATTAAATCCATCAAAATAAAGATTCTTACTTATGTCGATAGATTCTAATTCGTCAATATTGATCAGTGCTTTTTTATCTAAACTTACTGGATTATGGTTTTTATGGATGAAAACATACTGTAAATTCATTTGTAATAATGATAATTGCACATTGCTTAGGAATTCAAAACCAATGTTTTTAAAATTTGAAATTTGACTATTTAGTTGTTGGTTGAATCTATAAGACGTTGAAATTTTGACGATCTCAGCTTCATTGAGGATTATTATGTTGTAGCCATATCTATCGTTGACAGTTACCTTTCCAATAAAATCAATTTTCTGAGATTTTGTCAGATCATGATCTGACTCTACCTTTAATTTGGATAAATCAACCCATTTGTATATGTTATCCAGTATTTCTTGCAAATTGAAATTAATATAAACAGATTATTTTTAAACATATTGATTTTAGTGTCTGAGCCAGAAATACGAACACTTGTTTGTCTTAAGCTTGTCATATTAACAATAATACAACTATTTAGGACCTATTGGATTTTGATTAGTTAATAATTCTACAGGCCTATGAGAAAAATAAAGGGAATGAGTCATTTGATAGAAATATTGTGAAAATATTGTGAAATTCTGTCTAAAGAAATATTTCACATAGCGAGACACCTGCTTGATAATATGATCGTAAAATTGAACGTATCGCCAAGATGAATGAACAGGCGCACAGGTCCGATACCTGTTGACGGTGCTTTAGATATTCATCTGGATTGACATTTAGTAGTATGGGAATTCGCCTGCTTTTAACTTGAAGTAATTAATAATAAAAGGACATAAGTTTTAATAAAAAATATACGATAAGGCAACCTAGAGTTCGTGGGACAGTATGGGATTTCAGACTAGTTGTTTATCCTCACTTTTGTTTGTATCTACATCATATACCTTTATGTATATTTGATGGTGAAGTGGTATTTCTGTGATACATCAAAGCATAGTCAAAACCCTATTGCTCGGAGCCGTAGGAGGAGTAATAGCAAGCATTATCATGTATCCTTTCCTTTTTCTTACTACTAGTATGATGGGAATTCCTTTAGATGACTTATCAATAGCCAGAGGCATGGCAATAAGTAATATCAATGACAACTATTATCTTAATTTGACATTGGGTATTGGAATGCATTTTCTTACTGGTGCTATTGCAGGAGCGCTATTTACAATTATAGTAAGTACGATAAAGAAATTTAGAATTAATAATTTTAAAAGAGGAATTATGGAGGGGATTGTTTATTCAATAATAATATTCATAGTGTTGTATATTCCGACTACTATGAGTATGGTATATCCAAATCTCGTTGACATCATGAATCAATCCAGTCCCGCCCAGAGTAGTTTAAAAGATCAGAAAACTGTTGAACAGAATCTTATTCCTATATACGTGTTTGGATTTATTGCACATATCATATTTGGAGTGATATTAGGATTTGTATCAACATTGTTAATTTTTAGAGGTGACATGATTCAAAAGAAATAACACGGTTTCTTACTTGTTTTATTGTATACTAATATAGTTACTAAAAGTGGTAACTGCCTTTATTTGA is a window encoding:
- a CDS encoding DUF2299 family protein: MQEILDNIYKWVDLSKLKVESDHDLTKSQKIDFIGKVTVNDRYGYNIIILNEAEIVKISTSYRFNQQLNSQISNFKNIGFEFLSNVQLSLLQMNLQYVFIHKNHNPVSLDKKALINIDELESIDISKNLYFDGFNQNLFFEAVTNIINAIEVIDILYQKMDLKNLT
- a CDS encoding DUF6789 family protein, with translation MIHQSIVKTLLLGAVGGVIASIIMYPFLFLTTSMMGIPLDDLSIARGMAISNINDNYYLNLTLGIGMHFLTGAIAGALFTIIVSTIKKFRINNFKRGIMEGIVYSIIIFIVLYIPTTMSMVYPNLVDIMNQSSPAQSSLKDQKTVEQNLIPIYVFGFIAHIIFGVILGFVSTLLIFRGDMIQKK